A window of Acidobacteriota bacterium genomic DNA:
TTTTAATCAGTCAATCAGGGGACCACGACCCGGGAACCGCATAAGCGGCCCGGGTTTTTTTGTGCCCGGAAGGGGAATCATGGATAGCAGCAGCAGACGGGAGCGGCTGACTGAGACCGAGGCGTCGATCTACATCGGGATGTCGCGCCCGTGGATGCGCCTCGCGCGGATGAAGCGCC
This region includes:
- a CDS encoding helix-turn-helix domain-containing protein codes for the protein MDSSSRRERLTETEASIYIGMSRPWMRLARMKRQGPSFLKIGRAIRYDVADLDQWLDSHRVRCA